Part of the Terriglobales bacterium genome, CCGATGCGATCCACGGCGCTCGAAAGTTCCTCAGGAAGCGCTTCGCTGATCTCGTCACGAACGCGCTGCGCCAAATGCGGGCTCTCGCCCTGTGAAGAAACAGCTACGATCAGCGCTCCTCGTCGCACCACTGCCGGATAGTAAAAATCGCACAGTGGCGGAACATCGACGACGTTGGCCAGAATGCCGCGACGCTGCGCTTCTTCGTAAATCTCGCGGTTGAGAGCTGCATCCGAGGTGGCGACGATGACGAGATAGGCTCCATCCAGATCGGCAGGCACGTAGCTGCGCTGATGCCAGGTGACTCGCGCCGCGAACATTTCCCGAAAAGACACTGACGGCGAAGGATCTACTACAACGACATCGGCACGAGCCTCAAGCAGTCCCGCGGTCTTCTGCGTGCCGACAGCTCCTGCGC contains:
- a CDS encoding bifunctional precorrin-2 dehydrogenase/sirohydrochlorin ferrochelatase, encoding MNLFPIFLKLEGRRCLVVGAGAVGTQKTAGLLEARADVVVVDPSPSVSFREMFAARVTWHQRSYVPADLDGAYLVIVATSDAALNREIYEEAQRRGILANVVDVPPLCDFYYPAVVRRGALIVAVSSQGESPHLAQRVRDEISEALPEELSSAVDRIGEERRRILREHQPGPERLQLLRDLVYPRGARA